A single Macaca mulatta isolate MMU2019108-1 chromosome 15, T2T-MMU8v2.0, whole genome shotgun sequence DNA region contains:
- the LOC710751 gene encoding interferon alpha-4-like, which yields MAVVVLNYKSICSLGCDLPQTHSLGHRRALILLAQMGRISPFSCLKDRHDFGFPQEEFDGNQFQKAQAMSVLHEMIQQTFNLFSTKDSSAAWEQNLLEKFSAELYQQLNDLKACEIAEPGMEETLLMNEDSILAVKKYFQRITLYLTEKKYSPCAWEVVRAEIMRSLSFSTNLQKRLRRKD from the coding sequence ATGGCCGTGGTGGTGCTCAACTACAAATCCATCTGCTCTCTGGGCTGTGATCTTCCTCAGACCCACAGCCTGGGTCATAGGAGGGCTTTGATACTCCTAGCACAAATGGGAAGAATCTCTCCTTTCTCCTGTCTGAAGGACAGACATGACTTTGGATTCCCCCAGGAGGAGTTTGATGGCAACCAGTTCCAGAAGGCTCAAGCCATGTCTGTCCTCCATGAGATGATCCAGCAGACCTTCAATCTCTTCAGCACAAAGGACTCATCTGCTGCTTGGGAACAGAACCTCCTAGAAAAATTTTCCGCTGAGCTTTACCAGCAACTGAATGACCTGAAAGCCTGTGAGATAGCAGAGCCTGGGATGGAAGAGACTCTCTTGATGAATGAGGACTCCATCCTGGCTGTGAAGAAATACTTCCAAAGAATCACTCTCTATCTGACGGAGAAGAAATACAGCCCATGTGCCTGGGAGGTTGTCAGAGCAGAAATCATGAGATCCCTCTCTTTTTCAACAAACTTGCAAAAAAGATTAAGGAGGAAGGATTGA
- the LOC710848 gene encoding interferon alpha-17: MALSFSLLMAVVVLSYKSICSLGCDLPQTHSLGHRRALILLAQMGRISPFSCLKDRHDFGFPQEEFDGNQFQKAQAMSVLHEMIQQTFNLFSTKDSSAAWEQNLLEKFSAELYQQLNDLKACVIAEPGMEDTPLMNEDSILAVKKYFQRITLYLTEKKYSPCAWEVVRAEIMRSLSFSTNLQKRLRRKD, translated from the coding sequence ATGGCCCTGTCCTTTTCTTTACTGATGGCCGTGGTGGTGCTCAGCTACAAATCCATCTGCTCTCTGGGCTGTGATCTTCCTCAGACCCACAGCCTGGGTCATAGGAGGGCCTTGATACTCCTGGCACAAATGGGAAGGATCTCTCCGTTCTCCTGTCTGAAGGACAGACATGACTTTGGATTCCCCCAGGAGGAGTTTGATGGCAACCAGTTCCAGAAGGCTCAAGCCATGTCTGTCCTCCATGAGATGATCCAGCAGACCTTCAATCTCTTCAGCACAAAGGACTCATCTGCTGCTTGGGAACAGAACCTCCTAGAAAAATTTTCCGCTGAGCTTTACCAGCAACTGAATGACCTGAAAGCCTGTGTGATAGCAGAGCCTGGGATGGAAGACACTCCCTTGATGAATGAGGACTCCATCCTGGCTGTGAAGAAATACTTCCAAAGAATCACTCTCTATCTGACGGAGAAGAAATACAGcccttgtgcctgggaggttgtCAGAGCAGAAATCATGAGATCCCTCTCTTTTTCAACAAACTTGCAAAAAAGATTAAGGAGGAAGGATTGA
- the LOC144334812 gene encoding interferon alpha-17-like, whose product MALSFSLLVAVVVLSYKSICSLGCDLPQTHSLGHRRALILLAQMERISPFSCLKDRHDFGFPQEEFDGNQFQKAQAMSVLHEMIQQTFNLFSTKDSSAAWEQNLLEKFSAELYQQLNDLKACVIAEPGMEDTPLMNEDSILAVKKYFQRITLYLTEKKYSPCAWEVVRTEIMRSLSFSTNLQKRLRRKD is encoded by the coding sequence ATGGCCCTGTCCTTTTCTTTACTGGTGGCCGTGGTGGTGCTCAGCTACAAATCCATCTGCTCTCTGGGCTGTGATCTTCCTCAGACCCACAGCCTGGGTCATAGGAGGGCCTTGATACTCCTGGCACAAATGGAAAGAATCTCTCCTTTCTCCTGTCTGAAGGACAGACATGACTTTGGATTCCCCCAGGAGGAGTTTGATGGCAACCAGTTCCAGAAGGCTCAAGCCATGTCTGTCCTCCATGAGATGATCCAGCAGACCTTCAATCTCTTCAGCACAAAGGACTCATCTGCTGCTTGGGAACAGAACCTCCTAGAAAAATTTTCCGCTGAGCTTTACCAGCAACTGAATGACCTGAAAGCCTGTGTGATAGCAGAGCCTGGGATGGAAGACACTCCCTTGATGAATGAGGACTCCATCCTGGCTGTGAAGAAATACTTCCAAAGAATCACTCTCTATCTGACGGAGAAGAAATACAGcccttgtgcctgggaggttgtCAGAACAGAAATCATGAGATCCCTCTCTTTTTCAACAAACTTGCAAAAAAGGTTAAGGAGGAAGGATTGA
- the LOC144334811 gene encoding interferon alpha-17-like yields the protein MALSFSLLMAVVVLSYKSICSLGCDLPQIHSLGHRRALILLAQMGRISPFSCLKDRHDFGFPQEEFDGNQFQKAQAMSVLHEMIQQTFNLFSTKDSSAAWEQNLLEKFSAELYQQLNDLKACVIAEPGMEDTPLMNEDSILAVKKYFQRITLYLTEKKYSPCAWEVVRTEIMRSLSFSTNLQKRLRRKD from the coding sequence ATGGCCCTGTCCTTTTCTTTACTGATGGCCGTGGTGGTGCTCAGCTACAAATCCATCTGCTCTCTGGGCTGTGATCTGCCTCAGATCCACAGCCTGGGTCATAGGAGGGCCTTGATACTCCTGGCACAAATGGGAAGGATCTCTCCGTTCTCCTGTCTGAAGGACAGACATGACTTTGGATTCCCCCAGGAGGAGTTTGATGGCAACCAGTTCCAGAAGGCTCAAGCCATGTCTGTCCTCCATGAGATGATCCAGCAGACCTTCAATCTCTTCAGCACAAAGGACTCATCTGCTGCTTGGGAACAGAACCTCCTAGAAAAATTTTCCGCTGAGCTTTACCAGCAACTGAATGACCTGAAAGCCTGTGTGATAGCAGAGCCTGGGATGGAAGACACTCCCTTGATGAATGAGGACTCCATCCTGGCTGTGAAGAAATACTTCCAAAGAATCACTCTCTATCTGACGGAGAAGAAATACAGCCCATGTGCCTGGGAGGTTGTCAGAACAGAAATCATgagatctctctctttttcaacAAACTTGCAAAAAAGATTAAGGAGGAAGGATTGA